A stretch of the Archangium violaceum genome encodes the following:
- a CDS encoding MarR family winged helix-turn-helix transcriptional regulator, with amino-acid sequence MPKPRTGDELLDTLLSTARHIRMQANDRLSACGLSLPRYKVLQLLEEDRRRMREVSDALDIVPRTLTSTVDGLESEGLVKREEDPEDRRATLLSLTAQGRKRLTEARTILAAHVRERTAGFNAEERAVMIRLLKKLAGE; translated from the coding sequence ATGCCGAAACCACGGACAGGAGACGAGCTGCTCGACACGCTCCTCTCCACCGCTCGACACATCCGAATGCAGGCGAACGACCGCCTGAGTGCCTGTGGGCTCTCCCTGCCCCGGTACAAGGTGCTCCAACTCCTGGAGGAGGACCGCCGCCGGATGCGGGAGGTGAGCGACGCGTTGGACATCGTTCCCCGGACGCTGACGAGCACCGTGGACGGGCTGGAGTCCGAGGGGCTCGTGAAGCGCGAGGAAGACCCGGAGGACCGCCGCGCCACGCTGCTGTCGCTCACAGCCCAGGGCAGGAAGCGGCTGACCGAGGCCCGCACCATCCTGGCCGCCCACGTTCGCGAGCGGACGGCCGGATTCAACGCGGAGGAGCGCGCCGTGATGATCCGCTTGCTCAAGAAGCTCGCCGGCGAATGA